The Persephonella sp. IF05-L8 genome contains a region encoding:
- the feoB gene encoding ferrous iron transport protein B, producing the protein MENKVIKVAVVGNPNTGKTTLINAIAGTNLHVGNWPGVTIEKKEAEFEYKGYKIHLIDLPGTYSLSNDTAEEKVAVEFLIKERPDVVIDVVDATNLERNLYLTIQLLELELPLVIALNMWDEAISKGIEIDYKKLESLLCSRAIPTIAAKGEGVQEILDAVIQTYESKSKPKCVLHFEDQLEEELKKIVKVIEEKQPVLFDLYPKRFLVLSLIEGNTSFIEMSINEEVLKAIEKFKNEIKKLYHKDATTIIVEERYSIIISIYEQCVKKHPVKEVDITLILDKIFLHKVFGLPIFFVLMWLLFEFTFELSSPYVDWLDNTLGSFVAPLVAEILNSAGASPWFRSFVTDGIIGGVGFVLVFVPVLFFLYMFMAFLEGSGYMARAAFLMDRFMSVLGLSGKSFIPMIIGFGCNVPAVYATRTLENPKEKILTVLMIPFMSCGARLTVYAFFITIFFTHHRAFVLMFLYLLGVLVAVIVALIYNRFVFKSTSYPFILELPPYRLPTLRYLIKNSWIKTKAFLYEAGTFILATSIVIWFLLHFPIGVKDTENSLFGKISKTVAPVFEPLGFGTWQAAGALMSGFVAKEVVISTMGNIYAEEAFQEEKIEKIDIKEKLMEAGKGFIDANIEAAKKIVSLFGLISIEEEEETTDTSLIEAVRNAFTPLTAFSFLVFLLLYTPCMATVFAIKQELNSWKWAGISILTNLTSAWIVTFIIYNIGKLVIS; encoded by the coding sequence ATGGAGAATAAAGTTATAAAAGTTGCAGTTGTAGGTAATCCAAACACAGGAAAAACTACACTGATTAATGCAATAGCAGGAACAAATCTGCATGTTGGAAACTGGCCGGGGGTAACAATAGAAAAAAAGGAGGCAGAATTTGAGTATAAAGGTTATAAAATTCATCTAATAGACCTTCCTGGGACATACAGTCTGAGTAATGATACTGCTGAGGAAAAAGTTGCTGTAGAGTTTTTAATAAAAGAAAGACCTGATGTCGTTATAGATGTTGTTGATGCAACAAATCTTGAAAGAAACCTTTATCTAACAATTCAGTTGCTTGAGCTGGAGCTTCCTCTGGTAATCGCCCTTAACATGTGGGATGAGGCAATTTCAAAGGGTATAGAGATTGATTATAAAAAGTTAGAAAGCCTTTTATGTTCCAGGGCTATTCCAACTATTGCAGCTAAAGGTGAGGGTGTTCAGGAGATATTAGATGCAGTTATCCAGACTTATGAGAGCAAATCAAAACCAAAATGTGTTCTTCATTTTGAAGACCAGCTTGAAGAAGAGCTGAAGAAAATAGTAAAAGTAATTGAGGAAAAACAACCTGTTCTATTTGACCTGTATCCTAAGCGATTTCTTGTTCTTTCTTTAATTGAAGGGAATACCTCATTTATAGAAATGAGCATAAATGAAGAGGTTCTAAAAGCTATAGAAAAATTTAAGAATGAAATAAAAAAACTGTATCACAAAGATGCAACAACAATAATAGTAGAAGAAAGATATTCAATAATCATAAGTATTTATGAGCAATGTGTTAAAAAACATCCTGTTAAAGAGGTAGATATAACACTTATCTTAGATAAGATATTTCTTCACAAAGTATTCGGACTACCTATTTTCTTTGTTTTAATGTGGCTTTTATTTGAGTTTACTTTTGAACTTTCCTCTCCTTATGTGGACTGGCTGGATAATACGTTAGGCTCATTTGTTGCACCTCTTGTAGCAGAGATACTTAATTCTGCAGGTGCTTCTCCATGGTTCAGGTCTTTTGTCACCGATGGGATAATAGGTGGTGTGGGTTTTGTGCTTGTTTTTGTGCCTGTTTTGTTTTTCCTGTATATGTTTATGGCATTTCTGGAAGGTAGCGGTTATATGGCAAGAGCTGCCTTTCTTATGGATAGATTTATGTCAGTTCTTGGTCTTAGTGGAAAATCATTTATTCCTATGATAATAGGTTTTGGATGTAATGTTCCTGCTGTTTATGCAACAAGAACCCTTGAAAATCCAAAAGAAAAAATTCTCACAGTTTTGATGATACCTTTTATGTCCTGTGGTGCCCGTCTGACTGTTTATGCATTTTTTATAACTATATTTTTTACCCATCATAGAGCTTTTGTCCTTATGTTTTTGTATCTTCTTGGTGTGTTGGTGGCAGTAATTGTGGCTTTAATATATAACAGATTTGTTTTTAAATCTACGTCTTATCCTTTTATTCTGGAACTTCCACCATACAGACTTCCAACATTAAGGTATCTGATTAAAAACTCATGGATAAAAACAAAGGCTTTCCTATACGAAGCAGGAACTTTCATACTAGCCACATCTATTGTTATATGGTTTTTGCTCCATTTTCCTATCGGAGTTAAAGACACTGAGAATTCATTATTTGGTAAGATTAGTAAAACTGTAGCCCCTGTATTTGAGCCTCTTGGTTTTGGGACATGGCAGGCTGCTGGTGCTTTAATGTCTGGTTTCGTAGCAAAGGAAGTTGTTATATCAACAATGGGGAATATATACGCTGAAGAGGCTTTTCAGGAAGAAAAAATTGAAAAGATAGATATTAAAGAAAAACTTATGGAGGCAGGAAAAGGCTTCATAGATGCAAATATTGAAGCAGCCAAGAAGATTGTTTCCCTATTTGGTCTGATTTCTATAGAAGAAGAGGAAGAAACAACGGACACTTCTTTGATAGAAGCTGTTAGAAATGCATTTACTCCACTTACTGCATTTTCATTTCTGGTATTTTTACTTCTTTATACGCCCTGTATGGCCACAGTTTTTGCTATAAAACAGGAATTAAATAGCTGGAAATGGGCAGGAATTTCTATACTAACAAATCTAACATCTGCATGGATAGTAACATTTATTATTTATAATATTGGTAAACTTGTTATTAGCTAA
- the trpS gene encoding tryptophan--tRNA ligase: MKKIVSGMRPTGKLHLGHYLGVIKNWLKLQDEHDCYFFVADWHALTNKYKNTEDLKENIKQMIIDWLACGIDPKKATLFIQSGVKQHSELALLFSMITPKSWLELNPSYKDLKFNLFYQYLKDFLLGKQVKINQAPPPESFDEALEKATGKQKNKIFEEYLREAFHRAFYNQKGINFEYLKEVLIKFGINKKIVEEAIDNLEKGDVGKDIDTLGFLAYPVLQAADILIYKAEGVPVGEDQLPHIELTREIARRFNNLYDEIFPEPEAILTEAAKLPGIDGRKMSKSYNNAIYLSDSEEEVNKKTMQMKTDPQRIRRTDPGNPDVCIVYDYHKIFTKDENLLKDIDQKCRAAEIGCTDCKKILAENLNRFLEPIREKRKEIEKDYGKYEKFFIEGTLRCREIAESNMKEVRKAMRLYEI; the protein is encoded by the coding sequence ATGAAAAAGATTGTTAGTGGAATGAGACCCACAGGAAAACTCCATCTGGGGCATTATCTTGGTGTTATAAAAAACTGGTTAAAACTTCAGGATGAACATGACTGTTATTTTTTTGTTGCAGACTGGCATGCTTTAACCAATAAATACAAAAATACAGAGGATTTGAAAGAAAATATAAAACAGATGATTATAGACTGGCTTGCTTGCGGCATAGACCCTAAAAAAGCTACTTTGTTTATACAGTCCGGAGTAAAACAACACTCAGAACTTGCTCTACTATTTTCTATGATTACACCAAAAAGCTGGCTTGAGCTAAACCCTTCCTATAAAGACCTGAAATTTAACCTTTTTTACCAGTATCTAAAGGATTTTCTACTTGGAAAACAGGTAAAAATTAATCAGGCTCCGCCTCCTGAAAGCTTTGATGAAGCTTTGGAGAAAGCAACAGGAAAACAAAAAAACAAAATATTTGAGGAGTATCTGAGAGAGGCTTTTCACAGGGCTTTTTATAATCAGAAAGGTATTAATTTTGAGTATCTAAAAGAAGTGTTAATTAAATTTGGAATAAATAAAAAAATTGTAGAAGAAGCTATTGACAATCTTGAAAAAGGAGATGTAGGCAAAGATATAGATACCCTTGGTTTTCTGGCTTATCCGGTTCTGCAGGCTGCTGATATTCTTATCTATAAGGCGGAAGGTGTGCCTGTAGGCGAAGACCAGCTACCACATATAGAGCTTACAAGGGAAATAGCAAGGAGATTTAATAATCTGTATGATGAAATATTCCCCGAACCTGAGGCAATACTTACAGAAGCAGCGAAACTACCAGGAATAGACGGCAGGAAGATGTCTAAATCCTATAACAATGCCATTTATCTTTCCGATAGCGAAGAAGAAGTAAACAAAAAAACAATGCAGATGAAAACAGACCCACAAAGAATAAGAAGAACAGACCCAGGAAACCCAGATGTTTGTATAGTCTATGACTACCATAAGATTTTTACTAAGGATGAAAATCTACTTAAGGATATAGACCAGAAATGCAGAGCAGCAGAAATTGGCTGCACAGATTGTAAAAAAATACTCGCAGAGAACCTTAACAGATTTTTAGAACCTATCAGAGAAAAAAGAAAAGAAATTGAAAAGGATTATGGAAAATATGAAAAATTCTTCATTGAAGGTACCTTAAGATGCAGAGAAATAGCTGAAAGCAATATGAAAGAAGTTAGAAAAGCTATGAGACTTTATGAGATTTAG
- the murF gene encoding UDP-N-acetylmuramoyl-tripeptide--D-alanyl-D-alanine ligase produces the protein MEIKEIAKIVNGKLIGKSEGKVSKFCIDSRKISQNMFFVPIKGERFDGHQFIEDAIKKGASGYFTQIDKNIDGGILVDDTLKALTKVGIHKRKKLKKAIGITGTSGKTTTKEILRFLLSQFFNTYSTPGNYNNEIGVPLTLANIPENSEVGIFEFGARKKGDIKKLVDISQPEIRILTAIGHGHTEVFGSLEEVIKGKGEIFEGGEIAILPYSLLKHYQLDNKITFGFEDNADIQIKDVKIDFEGTEGILKIDSKLFKIKIPAINKAVIYNTAIGTAVLKYLKIDIEKGLKILSEFQMPEGRGRLTKIKNIQIIDDTYNANPLSVKNAIDTISSLQGFKIVVLGDMLELGKETKKLHSEIGKYIAQKNINLAIFYGEEMKWAYEKAKKYIPAFYFEDKTKIAEEILKQKDKNPVVLIKGSRGMKMEEIIEILKNI, from the coding sequence ATGGAAATAAAAGAGATTGCAAAAATTGTAAACGGAAAGTTAATAGGAAAATCGGAAGGAAAAGTAAGCAAATTCTGCATAGATAGCAGAAAAATAAGCCAGAATATGTTTTTTGTTCCTATTAAAGGTGAAAGATTTGATGGACACCAGTTTATTGAAGATGCTATTAAAAAAGGTGCATCAGGGTATTTTACCCAGATAGATAAAAATATAGATGGTGGAATACTGGTAGATGACACTCTAAAAGCCCTTACAAAAGTAGGCATACATAAAAGAAAAAAGCTAAAAAAAGCCATAGGCATAACAGGAACCAGCGGGAAAACAACTACTAAAGAGATTTTGAGATTTTTATTGTCTCAGTTTTTCAATACCTATAGCACACCTGGAAACTATAACAATGAGATAGGCGTTCCTCTTACACTTGCCAATATACCTGAAAATTCTGAGGTTGGAATTTTTGAGTTTGGAGCAAGGAAAAAAGGTGATATAAAAAAATTAGTTGATATTTCCCAGCCAGAAATCAGAATACTAACAGCCATAGGCCACGGACATACTGAGGTTTTTGGCTCTCTGGAGGAGGTTATAAAAGGAAAAGGTGAGATATTTGAAGGGGGAGAAATTGCAATTTTGCCTTACTCCCTGCTAAAGCATTACCAACTGGATAATAAAATAACTTTTGGTTTTGAAGATAATGCAGATATTCAGATTAAGGATGTAAAAATAGATTTTGAAGGAACTGAAGGAATTCTAAAAATAGATAGCAAACTTTTCAAAATAAAAATCCCTGCAATTAACAAAGCTGTTATTTATAATACTGCAATTGGTACAGCTGTTTTAAAATATCTAAAAATAGACATTGAAAAAGGTCTAAAAATATTGTCTGAGTTTCAGATGCCTGAAGGAAGGGGAAGGTTAACAAAAATCAAAAACATTCAAATTATTGATGATACTTACAATGCAAATCCTTTATCTGTAAAAAATGCAATTGATACAATATCCAGCCTGCAAGGATTTAAGATTGTTGTCTTAGGGGATATGCTGGAACTTGGGAAAGAAACAAAAAAACTACATTCAGAAATAGGAAAGTATATAGCTCAGAAAAATATAAATCTTGCAATTTTTTATGGGGAGGAGATGAAATGGGCTTATGAGAAAGCAAAAAAGTATATACCTGCATTTTATTTTGAAGATAAAACAAAAATAGCAGAGGAAATTTTAAAACAGAAAGACAAAAATCCTGTAGTGCTTATAAAAGGCTCCCGTGGAATGAAAATGGAAGAAATTATTGAAATTCTAAAAAATATTTAG
- a CDS encoding HAD-IIIA family hydrolase, giving the protein MDRQSKTEISGIQTTIDTYLFDLDGTLINSSKDISVAVNYTLEKLGLTPLPEKEIIKHVGYGGKKLLQGVLSTQDEDLLDKAVKIFREYYFANPAEYTTLYPYTEELLRKLKKENKKIAVVTNKYEDISRQILEKLGVMSLIDIVIGGDTTEYKKPQPEPVLYAISILGSSPEKSIMIGDSETDIISGKQAGTKTALVLYGFGKKDIALSHNPDFVVKTPEELFRLFS; this is encoded by the coding sequence ATGGATAGACAAAGTAAAACAGAAATATCAGGAATTCAAACTACAATAGATACATATCTCTTTGACTTAGATGGCACCCTTATAAACTCATCAAAGGATATATCTGTAGCTGTCAATTACACATTAGAAAAATTAGGATTAACTCCCCTCCCTGAAAAAGAAATCATAAAACATGTGGGGTACGGTGGTAAAAAGCTTCTACAGGGAGTTTTATCCACACAGGACGAAGACCTTTTAGATAAAGCAGTAAAGATATTTAGAGAATACTATTTTGCAAATCCTGCTGAATATACTACGCTATATCCATATACCGAAGAATTACTGAGAAAACTAAAAAAAGAAAATAAAAAAATAGCTGTTGTAACCAACAAGTATGAAGATATATCCAGACAGATTTTAGAAAAACTTGGTGTTATGAGCCTGATAGACATTGTAATAGGTGGAGATACCACAGAGTATAAAAAACCCCAACCAGAACCTGTTTTATATGCAATATCTATCCTTGGTTCATCCCCAGAAAAATCAATAATGATAGGAGATAGTGAAACAGATATTATCTCAGGGAAACAGGCAGGAACAAAAACAGCTCTTGTTCTGTATGGATTTGGGAAAAAAGATATAGCCCTCTCCCATAATCCCGATTTTGTTGTAAAAACACCAGAAGAACTTTTTAGGTTATTTAGCTAA
- the gap gene encoding type I glyceraldehyde-3-phosphate dehydrogenase — MAIKVAINGFGRIGRNFFRACADNPEIEIVGINDLTDANTLAHLLKYDSVHGRFSKPVEAKGNSIVVDGKEIEVTAIKDPAQLPWKELGVDIVIESTGVFRDREGASKHLQAGAKKVIISAPGKNPDLTVVLGVNEEQYDPEKHNIISNASCTTNCLAPVAKILHQEFGIVKGYMVTVHAYTNDQRILDLPHKDLRRARAAAINIIPTTTGAAKAVGEVLPELKGKLDGTARRVPVADGSLVDLTVVVEKATTEEEINAKVKEYAEGSMKGILEYSEDPLVSQDIVGNPHSSIFDALSTKVIEGNFVHVSSWYDNEWGYSNRLKDLVLYMAKKGL, encoded by the coding sequence ATGGCAATTAAAGTTGCAATTAACGGATTTGGTAGAATTGGAAGAAATTTCTTTAGAGCCTGTGCTGATAATCCTGAAATTGAGATTGTTGGTATTAATGACCTTACTGATGCAAATACCCTTGCACACCTTCTTAAATACGATTCTGTTCACGGTAGATTTTCAAAGCCTGTAGAAGCTAAAGGAAATTCTATTGTTGTTGATGGCAAAGAGATTGAAGTTACAGCAATAAAAGACCCTGCCCAGCTTCCATGGAAAGAACTGGGAGTTGATATTGTTATTGAATCAACAGGGGTTTTCAGGGATAGAGAAGGAGCTTCAAAACATCTTCAGGCAGGAGCAAAAAAAGTAATCATATCAGCTCCCGGAAAAAATCCTGATTTAACAGTTGTTTTAGGGGTTAATGAAGAACAATACGACCCTGAAAAACACAATATCATCTCAAATGCATCCTGCACAACAAACTGCCTTGCTCCAGTTGCAAAAATACTCCATCAGGAATTTGGAATAGTCAAAGGATACATGGTTACAGTTCATGCATACACAAACGACCAGAGAATTCTTGACCTGCCACATAAAGACCTTAGAAGAGCAAGGGCAGCAGCTATAAATATTATTCCAACCACAACAGGTGCTGCAAAAGCAGTTGGAGAGGTTCTCCCTGAACTTAAAGGAAAATTAGATGGAACAGCAAGAAGGGTTCCTGTAGCAGATGGTTCACTGGTAGACCTTACAGTTGTTGTTGAAAAAGCAACTACTGAAGAAGAGATAAATGCAAAAGTTAAAGAATATGCAGAAGGTTCTATGAAAGGAATTCTTGAATACTCAGAAGACCCTCTTGTTTCTCAAGATATAGTAGGAAATCCACATTCTTCAATATTTGATGCACTTTCAACAAAGGTTATAGAAGGTAATTTTGTTCATGTTTCATCCTGGTATGATAATGAATGGGGATACTCAAACAGGCTGAAAGACCTGGTTCTTTATATGGCTAAAAAAGGTTTATAA
- a CDS encoding septum formation initiator family protein, whose translation MDYVLLLITLGLFIYFSYVLFLGDRNIFKLIQKERTKNSLEQEVSQLQLENKILQDTIDFLKSDRFFIEKKAREDLGLMKKDEEIYVIIDENAPKRKKEERWIDKVKQKYQEFKLQ comes from the coding sequence GTGGACTATGTCCTCCTCCTTATCACACTTGGTTTATTTATATATTTTTCCTATGTTTTATTTTTAGGAGACAGAAATATCTTTAAACTTATCCAGAAAGAAAGAACAAAAAATAGTCTGGAACAGGAAGTAAGTCAGCTACAGCTTGAAAATAAAATACTTCAGGATACTATAGACTTTCTAAAATCAGACAGATTTTTTATTGAGAAAAAAGCCAGAGAAGACCTTGGACTTATGAAAAAAGATGAAGAAATATATGTAATAATTGATGAAAACGCCCCTAAAAGGAAAAAAGAAGAAAGATGGATAGACAAAGTAAAACAGAAATATCAGGAATTCAAACTACAATAG
- the eno gene encoding phosphopyruvate hydratase: MSIIVDIHGREVLDSRGNPTVEAEVILESGVVGRAMVPSGASTGETEAVELRDGDKNRFLGKGVLKAVENINETIADALIGEDALNQVEIDRIMLELDGTENKSKLGANAILAVSLAVARAAAAELEIPLYRYIGGTNAKVLPVPLMNVINGGVHADNNLDFQEFMIVPVFGGKDPDNPRFKEALRCGVEIFHTLKKVLKEKGHSTNVGDEGGFAPNLNSTKEALDILMEAIKKAGYEPGEDVLLAIDAASTEFYDKEKKVYRFEEEELTADDMIAIYEEIAGTYPLISLEDGMAEDDIEGWKKLTQALGNKIQLVGDDLFTTNPKLIKKGIEEGLANSVLVKLNQIGSLTETLDAIELAKTASYTNVISHRSGETEDTFIADLAVAVNAGQIKTGSASRTDRIAKYNQLIRIEEELGDNAIFKGKEVYAKFLK; the protein is encoded by the coding sequence ATGTCCATAATTGTTGATATTCACGGAAGAGAAGTTTTAGACAGTAGAGGAAATCCTACAGTAGAAGCTGAAGTAATTCTGGAAAGTGGTGTTGTAGGAAGGGCTATGGTTCCAAGTGGGGCTTCAACAGGTGAAACCGAAGCCGTTGAGCTTAGAGATGGAGATAAAAACAGATTTTTAGGAAAAGGTGTTTTAAAAGCTGTAGAAAATATAAATGAAACAATAGCAGATGCATTAATAGGTGAAGATGCCTTAAATCAGGTTGAGATAGATAGAATAATGCTTGAACTTGATGGCACAGAAAACAAATCAAAATTAGGTGCCAATGCAATTCTGGCAGTTAGTCTTGCTGTTGCAAGGGCAGCTGCTGCAGAACTTGAAATCCCACTTTACAGATATATAGGAGGAACAAACGCAAAAGTTTTGCCTGTTCCTCTTATGAATGTTATAAACGGTGGGGTTCATGCAGATAATAACCTTGATTTTCAGGAATTTATGATAGTTCCTGTTTTTGGAGGAAAAGACCCTGATAATCCAAGGTTTAAAGAAGCCCTGAGATGTGGAGTGGAAATCTTCCATACCCTTAAAAAAGTTCTAAAAGAAAAAGGACATTCAACCAATGTTGGAGACGAAGGTGGTTTCGCTCCCAATCTAAACTCTACCAAAGAAGCTCTGGATATTCTTATGGAAGCTATTAAAAAGGCAGGATACGAGCCAGGGGAAGATGTCTTACTGGCTATAGATGCAGCCTCAACAGAATTCTATGATAAAGAGAAAAAGGTTTATAGATTTGAAGAGGAAGAATTAACTGCCGATGATATGATAGCCATCTATGAGGAAATTGCAGGAACATACCCCCTTATATCTCTGGAAGATGGTATGGCTGAAGATGATATAGAAGGCTGGAAAAAGCTTACACAGGCTCTGGGAAACAAAATACAGCTTGTAGGGGACGACCTTTTTACAACCAATCCAAAGCTTATTAAAAAAGGAATAGAAGAAGGCCTGGCAAACTCAGTGCTGGTAAAATTAAACCAGATAGGCTCTTTAACCGAAACATTAGATGCTATAGAACTGGCAAAAACAGCAAGTTATACAAATGTTATATCCCACAGGTCAGGTGAAACAGAAGACACATTTATTGCTGACCTTGCTGTTGCTGTTAATGCAGGCCAGATTAAAACAGGTTCTGCATCAAGAACCGATAGAATAGCAAAATATAACCAGCTAATAAGAATAGAGGAAGAATTAGGAGATAATGCAATATTTAAAGGAAAAGAGGTTTACGCAAAATTCCTTAAGTAA
- a CDS encoding FeoA family protein: MKLSQMKEGKKCRIKELRFPPEMKKKLLELGLFPGQIVEVIQDAPFGGPVKIKVKDYCLALRKNEAELIEVEDCNGE; this comes from the coding sequence ATGAAGTTATCACAGATGAAAGAAGGAAAAAAATGCAGAATAAAGGAGCTTAGATTTCCACCTGAGATGAAAAAGAAACTGCTTGAGCTTGGACTTTTTCCCGGGCAGATTGTGGAGGTTATTCAGGATGCACCTTTTGGAGGACCCGTAAAAATAAAAGTAAAGGATTATTGCTTAGCCCTCAGGAAGAATGAAGCTGAACTAATAGAAGTAGAGGACTGTAATGGAGAATAA
- a CDS encoding site-2 protease family protein, which translates to MKVGKMDFDITRLIFMVPALLFAVIIHELGHGIIAYRLGDPTPKVSGRLTFNPIPHIDPLGSIILPALLMLMKAPFIFGWAKPVPINPMNFKKLGYRKGMAVTAFAGPGINFVAAVFFGVIYQFLSSQSVLVGIVSTFGEGFFRSIVYPILIFLQYSVSINVILAIFNLIPIPPLDGGRILMSLLPPHLEHKLEPLEQWGFFIVIILLAVGALNFLIIPPYMFFTSILLGS; encoded by the coding sequence TTGAAGGTTGGAAAAATGGATTTTGATATAACAAGACTTATTTTTATGGTTCCAGCTTTGCTGTTCGCAGTTATAATACATGAGCTTGGACATGGTATTATAGCTTATAGACTTGGAGACCCTACTCCTAAGGTTTCCGGTAGATTAACATTTAATCCAATTCCACATATAGACCCTTTAGGTTCTATAATACTACCAGCTCTTTTAATGCTGATGAAAGCCCCTTTTATATTCGGATGGGCAAAACCTGTTCCTATAAATCCTATGAATTTTAAAAAATTAGGATACCGTAAAGGAATGGCAGTTACTGCTTTTGCAGGCCCCGGAATAAATTTTGTAGCTGCTGTCTTTTTTGGGGTAATTTATCAGTTTTTATCCTCCCAATCTGTTCTGGTAGGAATAGTCTCCACTTTTGGAGAAGGATTTTTCAGGTCTATTGTTTATCCTATACTGATATTCCTTCAATACTCTGTGAGCATTAATGTAATTCTTGCTATTTTTAATCTTATACCTATTCCCCCACTGGACGGTGGTAGAATTCTTATGAGCTTACTTCCTCCACATCTGGAACACAAATTAGAACCATTAGAACAATGGGGATTTTTTATAGTAATAATTTTACTTGCTGTAGGGGCTCTTAATTTTCTGATAATACCCCCGTATATGTTCTTTACTTCTATTTTGCTTGGAAGTTGA